In a genomic window of Pantoea agglomerans:
- a CDS encoding aldo/keto reductase, which translates to MNNIVLKNGRKVPLIGFGTWKLNGQQAVSAVHTALDLGYRHIDTAAMYGNEHEVGKAIGKALVDRDELFITSKVWPDSFHRKDFIHSVENSLKALKTDYIDLILLHWPSSDISFHEPLDALGNLIAEGKVLTGGVSNFDLYALQAALSYAPEVISLNQIKMAYPSIPDDVIRVAHDNAVAITAYSPLNAGSMSSDPLVQRLAVEYAKTPAQITLRWLTQQNIIAIPKSSSFHRMNENLSSLDFTLSDEAISALGII; encoded by the coding sequence ATGAATAACATCGTTCTGAAAAACGGCAGAAAAGTCCCTCTAATCGGCTTTGGAACCTGGAAGCTGAATGGACAACAAGCAGTGAGTGCAGTGCATACAGCCCTGGACCTCGGTTACCGCCACATTGATACGGCTGCGATGTATGGGAATGAGCATGAGGTCGGTAAGGCAATTGGCAAAGCGCTTGTCGATCGCGATGAACTCTTCATCACCAGTAAAGTCTGGCCTGATTCTTTTCATCGGAAAGACTTTATTCACTCAGTTGAAAATTCGCTGAAAGCACTTAAAACAGACTATATCGACCTTATCCTGCTTCACTGGCCCAGTTCTGACATCTCATTTCATGAGCCCCTGGATGCTCTGGGCAATCTGATAGCAGAAGGGAAGGTTCTTACGGGAGGCGTCAGTAATTTTGATCTATACGCTTTACAGGCAGCTCTCTCTTACGCGCCGGAAGTAATTAGTCTTAACCAGATAAAAATGGCTTATCCCTCCATCCCGGATGATGTCATCAGAGTGGCACATGACAATGCTGTTGCCATCACCGCTTATTCACCCCTCAATGCCGGCAGCATGAGTTCGGACCCGCTTGTACAACGACTTGCGGTTGAATATGCAAAAACGCCGGCTCAAATCACGCTGCGCTGGCTCACGCAGCAAAATATCATCGCGATACCTAAGTCCTCTTCTTTCCACAGAATGAACGAAAATCTGAGCAGTCTGGATTTCACTCTGTCTGATGAGGCTATCAGCGCGTTAGGCATCATTTGA
- a CDS encoding MFS transporter — translation MKTCTTSLHDRSLSGQARQASPALVLLSLGLLYISFGVCFGLLEYGIPPILLSQGVDLQAMGWVIALYIPFGLTFLWAPVVDRISLPWLSHRIGWIALCQIVSSGLLIAIAFGSSLPAAGMFFLGLAVCFAVATMDLALDALAVDMIGPKYRSVAAALKVSALALGGMLGGGILVGLFPQLGWKGTFFITALLPMLTILPVLMLTKAENKICRLPHRASLLVTFRRKGVGKQLLQLSVATTFLIGLFYFQRPILVSMGASLERIGWTLGTLSPMLNALAAMIIIPLMSRFGSLRTMALLLIITALAAAGTVISHGLADINGVIIWSLLQAAVCTALSVIIYALILKWAATDQSATDYAVLCGASRLLATLFLMGVPTVLPYISWGVFYGVSVVLLAGICFSMRRQVQKMSVEE, via the coding sequence ATGAAAACCTGCACAACATCGTTACATGACCGTTCCCTTTCAGGCCAGGCACGTCAGGCTAGCCCGGCGCTGGTATTGCTTTCGCTTGGGCTGCTCTATATATCCTTTGGTGTCTGTTTTGGCCTCCTTGAATACGGTATTCCACCCATTCTGCTTTCACAGGGTGTCGATCTGCAGGCCATGGGATGGGTCATTGCACTCTATATTCCCTTTGGATTGACGTTTCTCTGGGCACCCGTTGTAGACAGGATTTCATTGCCCTGGCTCAGTCACCGTATCGGCTGGATTGCGCTTTGTCAGATTGTCAGTTCTGGTCTGCTTATTGCCATTGCATTTGGCAGCAGTCTGCCCGCGGCAGGTATGTTTTTTCTCGGGCTGGCCGTTTGTTTTGCCGTCGCGACCATGGATCTGGCGCTGGATGCTCTTGCTGTGGATATGATTGGACCAAAATATCGCTCAGTGGCTGCGGCGCTTAAGGTTTCTGCGCTGGCGCTGGGGGGGATGCTGGGGGGTGGCATACTGGTAGGGTTATTTCCCCAACTGGGCTGGAAAGGGACTTTCTTCATCACTGCTCTGTTACCGATGCTGACCATCCTTCCGGTTCTTATGCTGACTAAAGCGGAGAATAAAATCTGCCGTCTGCCTCATCGTGCCAGCCTGCTGGTGACATTCAGGAGAAAAGGTGTCGGAAAACAACTTCTACAGCTGTCTGTGGCCACGACATTCCTGATTGGTCTGTTTTATTTTCAGCGGCCTATCCTGGTCAGTATGGGCGCATCCCTGGAGCGTATCGGCTGGACGCTGGGTACGTTGTCGCCCATGCTGAATGCTTTAGCCGCAATGATAATCATCCCTCTTATGTCCCGGTTTGGCTCATTACGGACAATGGCGCTGCTTTTGATCATTACCGCACTGGCAGCGGCAGGCACGGTAATCAGTCATGGCCTTGCAGATATTAACGGCGTAATAATCTGGTCTCTTCTGCAGGCTGCTGTATGTACTGCACTTAGTGTAATTATTTATGCCCTTATATTGAAATGGGCCGCTACTGACCAGTCAGCAACAGACTATGCCGTTCTTTGCGGAGCAAGCAGGCTTTTAGCAACCTTATTCTTAATGGGTGTTCCCACTGTGCTGCCTTACATCAGCTGGGGGGTATTCTATGGTGTCAGTGTTGTTCTGCTCGCAGGAATATGTTTTTCCATGCGCAGGCAGGTGCAAAAGATGTCTGTAGAGGAATGA
- a CDS encoding LysR family transcriptional regulator, translating to MNALKGLPEFIAVVERGTFTAAAKQLNVSVSHISRHIAELESRLATQLFVRTTRQMQLTESGSRLFSATEPLMEELTSIQDRLTRGSETLEGSIRITLAGKLAEEQIVPLLTDFSVMHDGISLEIDVSARNVDLIAEGYHLAIRMGPLVSSSSLIAVRLVSVPMITLACQALTEKLGYIGRPEDLPPEYCLPLVGRNWHFTNGKRQVSIRPLGRVSTNSGNAAVSAALKGIGIIHVPAYYADEKVSTGELITLLPDWRSVESTTFYLVYPAGKHMPQRVRSLIDYLQSKMNMSISF from the coding sequence ATGAATGCATTAAAAGGTTTGCCGGAATTTATTGCTGTTGTTGAAAGAGGGACTTTCACTGCAGCGGCAAAGCAACTAAACGTGTCTGTTTCTCACATAAGCCGTCATATTGCAGAGCTCGAGTCGCGCCTTGCCACTCAGCTCTTTGTACGGACGACCAGGCAGATGCAACTGACCGAATCAGGAAGCCGCCTGTTTTCGGCGACAGAGCCGTTAATGGAGGAACTGACAAGTATTCAGGACAGACTTACACGAGGGAGCGAAACGCTGGAAGGTTCGATACGAATTACGCTGGCAGGAAAACTGGCAGAGGAACAAATCGTTCCTTTACTGACCGATTTCAGCGTAATGCATGACGGGATCAGTCTGGAGATAGATGTGTCAGCGCGGAACGTCGATCTGATCGCAGAGGGCTATCACCTGGCAATAAGAATGGGACCGCTGGTCAGCAGCAGCTCTCTGATAGCAGTAAGGCTGGTTTCTGTCCCTATGATTACTCTGGCCTGTCAGGCGCTGACGGAAAAGCTCGGATATATCGGTCGTCCGGAAGATCTTCCCCCTGAATACTGTCTGCCACTGGTAGGACGTAACTGGCATTTTACCAACGGTAAGCGTCAGGTATCCATTAGACCGCTGGGTCGCGTGTCCACAAACAGTGGAAATGCGGCAGTAAGCGCTGCGCTGAAGGGCATCGGCATTATTCATGTCCCAGCCTACTACGCTGATGAAAAAGTCAGTACAGGAGAGCTCATCACTCTCCTGCCCGACTGGCGCTCGGTTGAAAGCACAACCTTTTATCTTGTCTATCCTGCCGGTAAACATATGCCGCAACGCGTGCGTAGTCTCATTGATTATCTGCAGAGCAAGATGAACATGAGCATATCCTTTTAG
- a CDS encoding SDR family NAD(P)-dependent oxidoreductase yields MDEIRNKVALVTGASRGIGREAALALSRAGCRVVINYRHSSASAEALAEQIAQEGNTAIALAADVSRHDEVSQLISEIGERFGDVDILVNNAGINPVQNWKEISADDWNSVLLTNLSSSFFMSQAVLPAMQRNGWGRVIMMSSVAAQTGGVIGPHYAASKAGQIGLMHSYANLLAGCGITVNAVAPALIETDMIKNNDSIKPDLIPVGRFGQPDEVVDAIMMLVRNGYINGQTINVNGGWYMS; encoded by the coding sequence ATGGATGAGATCCGAAATAAAGTTGCGCTTGTCACCGGAGCAAGTCGTGGGATTGGTCGTGAAGCGGCACTGGCATTGTCCCGAGCCGGATGCCGTGTAGTAATTAATTACCGGCACTCATCAGCTTCAGCAGAGGCCCTTGCAGAGCAGATCGCCCAGGAAGGCAATACGGCGATAGCGCTGGCTGCTGATGTCAGCCGACATGATGAGGTCAGCCAGTTAATCTCGGAGATTGGTGAACGCTTCGGGGATGTTGATATTCTCGTTAACAATGCAGGTATTAACCCCGTACAGAACTGGAAAGAAATTAGCGCAGATGACTGGAACAGCGTACTGCTGACCAATCTGTCCTCCTCTTTTTTCATGAGTCAGGCGGTACTTCCTGCTATGCAGCGCAATGGGTGGGGCAGGGTTATCATGATGTCCTCAGTCGCTGCCCAGACAGGTGGCGTTATTGGACCGCATTATGCAGCCAGCAAGGCCGGGCAGATCGGCCTGATGCATAGCTATGCTAACCTGCTTGCGGGATGCGGAATCACAGTAAACGCGGTTGCGCCTGCGCTGATTGAAACTGACATGATAAAGAATAATGACAGCATCAAGCCCGATCTTATCCCGGTAGGGCGTTTTGGCCAGCCGGATGAGGTCGTCGATGCCATCATGATGCTGGTACGTAATGGCTACATTAACGGGCAGACTATAAACGTTAACGGTGGCTGGTACATGAGCTAA
- a CDS encoding MFS transporter, whose protein sequence is MLLLLALACGITVSNVYLSQPILNEIAMSFNVSPDRAGLVTTLAQTGYAIGILFIVPSADSLSPRKLSGMLLLLTTVMLLGCGLAPSLTVLIVASFFLTLFTVIPQILIPLAVSMAEKGETGRVIGTVQTGLILGILLSRTASGFLADVSATWRASFIVFAVLDAWLLIVLIKWLPLTERSPLSLKKYVSLLASMPRLLLAYPALILSCLMGCLVFAAFSAFWATLAYYLASPAFNMNPADIGLFGLWGAAGAMLAPRAGRLCDRFGVKPVNLLSLLSVACAFILFMYTRSYAIPALVLGVNLLDFGLQSGQIANQARIFALPGEYRARLNTLYMVFTFFGGAAGAAAGSYFWSISGWMAVCQFALVLLLAALALLFLIRTSTR, encoded by the coding sequence ATGTTGCTTCTGCTGGCTCTGGCCTGCGGAATAACCGTATCGAATGTGTATCTCAGTCAGCCAATCCTGAACGAAATAGCGATGAGTTTTAACGTCAGCCCTGATCGGGCAGGCCTGGTGACGACACTGGCACAGACAGGCTATGCAATTGGCATTTTATTTATCGTGCCCAGTGCTGACAGCCTCTCGCCGCGTAAACTGAGCGGAATGCTGCTTCTGCTGACGACCGTGATGTTACTCGGGTGTGGCCTTGCGCCGTCCCTTACTGTGTTAATCGTAGCCAGCTTTTTTCTGACGCTGTTTACTGTTATCCCGCAGATACTTATCCCGCTTGCGGTGTCTATGGCGGAAAAAGGGGAAACAGGCAGAGTCATCGGCACAGTGCAGACCGGTCTGATACTGGGCATTCTGTTATCACGAACTGCCTCTGGCTTTCTGGCTGATGTCAGTGCCACATGGCGGGCGTCCTTCATCGTTTTTGCTGTTCTTGATGCATGGCTGCTGATTGTTCTCATAAAATGGCTGCCATTAACAGAACGGTCACCCCTGAGCCTGAAAAAATATGTTTCTTTGCTGGCCTCTATGCCGCGTCTGTTACTTGCCTATCCGGCACTGATTTTATCCTGCCTGATGGGTTGTCTGGTCTTCGCAGCGTTTTCTGCCTTCTGGGCGACACTCGCCTACTATCTTGCATCGCCTGCTTTCAACATGAACCCGGCCGATATCGGGCTATTTGGCTTGTGGGGGGCAGCAGGTGCGATGCTGGCTCCGCGAGCCGGACGGTTATGCGATCGCTTTGGCGTTAAACCTGTCAATCTGCTCTCACTACTCTCAGTTGCCTGTGCTTTCATCTTGTTTATGTACACGAGGAGCTATGCCATTCCTGCACTGGTCCTCGGCGTTAACCTTCTCGATTTTGGCCTCCAGAGTGGTCAGATAGCGAATCAGGCCCGTATTTTTGCATTGCCGGGCGAATACCGGGCCCGGCTGAATACGTTATATATGGTTTTTACCTTTTTTGGCGGTGCCGCAGGCGCAGCCGCAGGTTCATATTTCTGGAGCATAAGCGGGTGGATGGCAGTATGCCAGTTTGCTCTGGTGCTGTTGCTTGCCGCGCTGGCTCTGCTTTTCCTTATCAGAACATCAACGAGGTAA
- a CDS encoding fumarylacetoacetate hydrolase family protein has product MKVATLAKPGGKPFIAIINAETETYWPVTDPLQTQPCNMQHLIRNWEEKVQSFDISGEGFPLSAVNILPPITPERNIFCVGKNYHDHAAEFSKSGFDHSAKEGEIAPEFPVVFTKTPETVIGHKQKIPRHKNVTSQLDYEAELGVIIGKGGKNITRQNASEHVWGYTVINDMTARDLQKNHRQWFIGKSLDGFCPMGPWITTADEMDLSRTTLRCWVNGELRQHASVSQLIFDIPTLVETLSAGIELKPGDVIATGTPAGVGIGFTPPKFLQAGDSVCIEISGVGTLENEVDQ; this is encoded by the coding sequence ATGAAAGTCGCAACTCTCGCTAAACCAGGCGGTAAACCTTTTATCGCCATTATTAATGCTGAAACAGAAACATACTGGCCTGTAACAGATCCTCTTCAGACTCAGCCATGCAACATGCAGCACCTTATCAGGAACTGGGAAGAGAAAGTGCAATCGTTTGATATATCAGGTGAAGGATTCCCATTAAGTGCAGTGAATATTCTGCCGCCGATCACTCCTGAGAGAAACATTTTCTGTGTCGGAAAGAACTATCACGATCATGCCGCAGAGTTCAGCAAATCCGGTTTTGATCACAGTGCAAAAGAAGGTGAAATCGCCCCAGAATTTCCGGTTGTTTTTACTAAAACGCCAGAAACAGTCATCGGTCATAAACAAAAAATCCCCCGGCATAAGAACGTAACCAGTCAACTGGACTATGAAGCTGAGCTGGGTGTAATCATCGGAAAAGGTGGCAAAAATATCACCCGACAGAATGCCTCTGAGCACGTGTGGGGCTACACGGTAATTAATGATATGACCGCCAGAGACCTTCAAAAAAATCATCGCCAGTGGTTTATTGGTAAATCTCTGGATGGATTCTGCCCGATGGGACCGTGGATAACGACTGCAGACGAGATGGATCTTTCCCGGACAACTCTCCGCTGCTGGGTAAATGGTGAATTAAGACAGCATGCCTCTGTTTCACAACTGATTTTCGACATTCCCACGCTTGTAGAAACACTTTCAGCCGGTATTGAACTTAAACCGGGCGATGTCATTGCAACCGGCACGCCTGCAGGTGTAGGAATTGGATTTACACCGCCAAAATTCCTTCAGGCAGGCGACAGTGTCTGTATTGAGATCAGCGGAGTCGGAACTCTGGAGAATGAGGTGGACCAATGA
- a CDS encoding TetR/AcrR family transcriptional regulator, giving the protein MEKVAKLANTARTTVYNQFSSKETLFQETVKFVWTDFPAITITQDKEALDDVEFGLTQLGRSVAEFWVPDTAVAFMRMVISEGPRFPGLAERFFEAGKAPALNAVAEYLSRMQGRGLKKVSDSHRAARQFLGLINEPLLWARVIGVESVPSEKIRQDAVAEAVKIFLAYYQA; this is encoded by the coding sequence ATGGAAAAGGTTGCAAAGCTTGCTAATACCGCAAGAACAACTGTTTACAACCAGTTCAGCAGTAAAGAAACGCTGTTTCAGGAGACTGTTAAATTTGTCTGGACAGATTTTCCCGCCATTACCATCACGCAGGATAAGGAAGCACTTGATGATGTTGAGTTTGGCCTGACACAGCTTGGCCGCTCTGTTGCTGAGTTCTGGGTGCCAGATACGGCCGTCGCCTTTATGCGAATGGTGATCAGCGAGGGTCCCCGCTTCCCCGGCCTTGCCGAGCGTTTTTTTGAAGCCGGAAAGGCCCCCGCCCTTAATGCAGTGGCAGAATATCTGTCCAGAATGCAAGGTAGAGGACTGAAAAAAGTCAGCGATTCACATCGCGCCGCCAGACAGTTTCTGGGACTGATAAATGAACCACTTTTATGGGCCCGTGTTATTGGCGTTGAAAGCGTTCCTTCTGAAAAAATTCGTCAGGATGCTGTTGCAGAAGCCGTAAAGATTTTCCTCGCCTACTACCAGGCATAA
- a CDS encoding FadR/GntR family transcriptional regulator: MTQRSSFAVARQPLVDTVIDVLRKQITEQKWTVGERIPTETELTDMLQVGRNTIREAIRVLSHSGMLEVRQGDGTYVRSRIDPSETMRQMDKGSLQEHFELQCMLESEAARYAAVRRTQSDLKKIRMALEARGEKSEEHDLESFLKQDALFHKAIVNASHNLPMIALYEYFQVSVRSNTRKIVLLNELPEPDYAAHQNLVEAIEQQDEFRAQDAVRNMIQPMITHLRNS, encoded by the coding sequence ATGACTCAGAGAAGTTCATTTGCCGTAGCGCGCCAGCCACTGGTCGATACCGTTATTGACGTATTACGCAAACAGATAACGGAGCAGAAATGGACAGTGGGTGAACGTATACCCACGGAAACAGAGCTGACAGATATGCTTCAGGTTGGCCGCAATACTATTCGAGAAGCCATCAGGGTTCTCTCTCATTCAGGCATGCTGGAGGTTCGTCAGGGCGATGGAACCTATGTTCGCAGCCGGATTGATCCTTCCGAAACGATGCGTCAGATGGATAAGGGAAGCCTGCAGGAGCATTTTGAGCTTCAGTGTATGCTGGAGTCGGAAGCCGCGCGCTACGCGGCTGTGCGCAGAACCCAAAGCGATTTAAAAAAAATTCGCATGGCCCTGGAGGCGCGGGGAGAAAAAAGCGAAGAACACGATCTTGAATCTTTTCTCAAACAGGACGCTCTTTTCCATAAAGCTATTGTTAATGCTTCTCATAATCTCCCCATGATAGCGCTGTATGAATATTTTCAGGTTTCAGTGCGTTCTAATACCAGAAAAATCGTGTTGCTTAACGAATTACCGGAACCGGATTATGCTGCTCATCAAAATCTCGTCGAAGCTATTGAGCAACAGGATGAGTTTCGCGCGCAGGATGCGGTGAGAAACATGATCCAGCCAATGATTACCCATCTGAGAAACAGCTAA
- a CDS encoding MFS transporter — MSVILFALSLCTFALGLAEFVAVSLVPAIAGSLDISVSSAGLMIGIYAIGVSIGAPVLSAALAGATRRHVLAGSMLIFAVSNLVTAWIPSLTALLISRLTAGLMHGVLLALAASSASAAVEPAFRGRAISTVFAGLTLALMLGVPLGTFAGSAFNWEYVFVAIAVIGLVGALLTELYTPSVSKDEQEQAPGTLSGTLLNRSILHRVLITAMGYAGSFTGFTYISVLLEQETQLTGKGISGMFFLFGVFAMIGNYFGGQLVDKAGSQRASLLVLAGIGIALCGAWLSADSVIVMACVMSIWGLASFSAVPVFQRTVLAAAEVDGSPDLASGMNIAGFNIGIAVGSALGGAASHTSASSPMLYGFIPLAAAVMLAFLLKPVSRKSVYKETASN, encoded by the coding sequence ATGTCAGTCATTTTATTTGCACTCAGTCTTTGCACCTTTGCACTCGGGCTGGCTGAGTTTGTCGCAGTCAGCCTGGTTCCGGCTATTGCAGGCTCACTGGATATCAGCGTCTCGTCAGCCGGGCTGATGATCGGCATATATGCTATTGGTGTCAGCATTGGTGCACCGGTATTGAGTGCTGCACTGGCAGGTGCCACACGCAGGCATGTTCTTGCCGGAAGCATGCTTATTTTTGCTGTTTCAAATCTGGTAACTGCATGGATCCCGTCTCTGACTGCATTGCTTATCAGCCGCCTGACCGCGGGTTTGATGCATGGGGTCTTACTGGCGCTGGCAGCTTCCAGTGCTTCCGCCGCCGTAGAGCCCGCTTTCCGCGGCCGGGCAATTTCAACCGTCTTTGCTGGCCTGACACTGGCTCTGATGCTTGGCGTGCCACTCGGCACTTTCGCTGGTAGCGCTTTTAACTGGGAGTACGTCTTCGTAGCCATCGCCGTGATCGGTCTGGTCGGTGCCCTGTTAACTGAACTCTATACCCCTTCAGTCAGTAAAGATGAACAGGAGCAGGCACCAGGCACGCTTTCCGGCACACTGCTGAATCGCAGCATACTGCATCGTGTGCTCATCACTGCGATGGGCTATGCCGGCTCGTTTACCGGGTTTACCTACATTTCTGTACTGCTGGAACAAGAAACGCAGCTGACCGGCAAAGGGATTTCAGGAATGTTCTTCCTGTTTGGAGTGTTTGCCATGATTGGTAACTACTTCGGCGGACAGCTGGTTGATAAGGCGGGAAGCCAGCGAGCATCACTGCTGGTTCTGGCAGGCATTGGCATTGCACTGTGTGGTGCCTGGTTGAGTGCCGACTCTGTCATTGTTATGGCCTGTGTAATGAGTATCTGGGGCCTTGCGAGCTTTAGTGCTGTGCCTGTTTTCCAGCGCACAGTACTGGCTGCTGCTGAGGTCGACGGCAGCCCTGATCTGGCGTCAGGAATGAACATCGCCGGATTCAATATCGGCATCGCCGTGGGCTCTGCGCTGGGTGGGGCGGCAAGCCATACATCAGCGTCATCGCCCATGCTGTATGGCTTCATCCCGCTGGCCGCGGCGGTCATGCTGGCCTTTCTGCTGAAGCCCGTTAGCAGAAAGAGTGTGTACAAAGAAACCGCATCAAACTAA
- a CDS encoding FadR/GntR family transcriptional regulator, which produces MREIIAKKSVRSPGGLKLASYLIEEIESGRMLPGQKLPAERELCEQFDVSRGSVRRVLTNLKELNLITQTVGSGTFVTANAGDIAESRNRALNRIEISPAELMAARLLIEPQMPALIVLHATNNDFDKMDHCIIRSEAATTIDEFEYWDGELHKEFAFSTHNAFFLQILTLTNEVRDRGEWGMLKRKSLTAARRDLYQQQHRDIVKSLRDRDEKTARELLYEHLFTVQKNLFDPGSR; this is translated from the coding sequence TTGAGAGAGATTATTGCAAAGAAATCAGTGCGTTCTCCCGGTGGGCTGAAGCTAGCCAGCTATCTCATTGAGGAGATCGAAAGTGGGCGAATGCTGCCGGGTCAGAAATTACCTGCCGAAAGAGAACTGTGTGAACAATTTGATGTGTCCAGAGGATCGGTCCGGCGTGTCCTGACCAATCTTAAAGAGCTGAATCTCATCACACAGACTGTCGGGAGTGGCACCTTTGTCACTGCTAATGCCGGGGACATTGCTGAAAGCCGCAACCGCGCACTCAACAGAATAGAGATAAGCCCTGCAGAACTGATGGCAGCCAGATTACTGATCGAGCCGCAAATGCCTGCCCTCATAGTTCTTCATGCGACGAACAACGATTTTGACAAAATGGACCATTGTATTATCCGGTCTGAAGCGGCAACCACGATTGATGAATTTGAATACTGGGATGGCGAGTTGCACAAGGAATTCGCATTTTCCACACATAATGCATTTTTTCTGCAGATACTTACGCTGACGAATGAGGTCAGAGATCGCGGTGAATGGGGAATGTTAAAAAGAAAATCGCTGACCGCAGCAAGGCGCGACCTCTATCAGCAACAGCATCGCGATATTGTTAAATCACTTCGCGATCGCGATGAGAAAACAGCACGTGAGCTGCTTTATGAACATCTGTTTACTGTTCAAAAAAACCTTTTTGACCCGGGCAGTCGCTGA
- a CDS encoding SDR family oxidoreductase, translating to MNIQNKHIVIAGGNSGIGFAVAQQALAQGAAVTLIGRSEAKLTKAVKRLEGKASWVVMDLGDAKAAETGFEKIGKYDYFVLSAADLTYGPLAEMDRAAIERMLATKFWGPVHLAQFGLKNLSSDGAIVLFSGLAADRPAPGTSMVSALNAGVEGLTRALAVELAPVRVNAVSPGVVRTEGWDFMAESDREGFFDSLDKSLPVRHTGTPDELANAVLFALTNTYLTGEILHVNGGGSLS from the coding sequence ATGAATATTCAAAACAAACACATTGTGATCGCAGGTGGTAACTCAGGCATCGGGTTTGCCGTAGCACAACAGGCTCTGGCGCAGGGCGCAGCGGTTACACTGATCGGGCGATCAGAAGCAAAACTAACAAAAGCTGTTAAGCGTCTCGAAGGTAAAGCTTCATGGGTTGTGATGGATCTGGGCGATGCGAAAGCTGCAGAGACCGGCTTCGAAAAAATCGGCAAGTATGATTATTTCGTTCTGAGCGCTGCAGATCTCACTTACGGGCCTCTGGCAGAGATGGATCGTGCTGCGATTGAGCGCATGCTTGCCACTAAATTCTGGGGACCGGTTCACCTGGCTCAGTTTGGTCTGAAGAATCTGTCCAGCGATGGTGCCATTGTGCTTTTCTCAGGTCTGGCGGCGGACCGTCCTGCACCGGGTACGTCAATGGTATCTGCGTTGAATGCGGGGGTAGAAGGGCTTACGCGTGCACTGGCAGTAGAGCTGGCGCCAGTACGCGTTAACGCTGTCTCTCCTGGCGTAGTAAGAACTGAAGGCTGGGACTTCATGGCCGAATCCGATCGTGAAGGTTTCTTCGATTCGCTGGACAAGTCTCTGCCGGTAAGACATACGGGTACCCCTGATGAACTTGCCAATGCAGTTTTATTCGCCCTGACCAACACATATCTGACCGGCGAAATTCTTCATGTCAACGGCGGCGGCAGTCTGAGCTGA
- a CDS encoding aldo/keto reductase: MKYNFLGDSGLLVSELSFGTATFGGGNEFFKAWGATDVEEAKSLLDLCLDRGVNLIDSSDAYSGGKAEEILGKAIVGNRHKILISTKATFRIGEDVNAIGSSRHHLVQACEESLRRLKTDHIDLWQMHAFDARTPVEETLRALDDLVTSGKVRYIGCSNFSGWQLMKSLSVSERRGWSRYIAHQAYYSLLGREFEWELMPLALEEGVGTVVWSPLSGGRLSGKISRNKPAPEGSRTASLGAYGHSLPEEQFYDVIDTLEQISAETGKSVSQVALRWVLQRPTVSTVIVGARNREQLEQNLDTTGFELTTTQIERLNSVSDKPRVYPYWHQQQTFAERNPRI, from the coding sequence ATGAAATATAATTTTCTCGGAGACAGTGGGCTTCTCGTTTCAGAGCTGAGCTTTGGTACGGCAACCTTTGGCGGCGGTAACGAATTCTTCAAAGCCTGGGGTGCCACGGATGTGGAAGAAGCTAAATCATTGCTCGACCTGTGCCTTGATCGTGGCGTCAATCTGATAGACTCCTCTGACGCTTATTCTGGCGGAAAAGCTGAAGAGATCCTGGGAAAGGCTATTGTTGGAAACCGTCACAAAATTCTTATCTCAACGAAAGCGACGTTCCGGATCGGAGAGGATGTGAATGCGATAGGCAGCTCGCGTCATCATCTTGTGCAGGCCTGTGAAGAGTCATTGCGCCGTCTTAAAACAGACCACATTGATCTCTGGCAGATGCATGCCTTCGATGCCCGGACTCCTGTTGAAGAAACTCTGCGTGCACTCGACGATCTGGTTACCTCGGGTAAAGTGCGTTATATCGGCTGCTCAAATTTTTCTGGCTGGCAACTGATGAAATCTTTATCTGTTTCAGAGCGTCGCGGCTGGTCTCGCTACATTGCTCATCAGGCTTATTACTCTCTGCTGGGTAGAGAATTTGAGTGGGAACTAATGCCTTTGGCTCTTGAAGAGGGCGTGGGAACGGTAGTCTGGAGCCCTCTCTCGGGTGGCCGTCTGAGCGGTAAAATCAGCCGCAATAAGCCTGCACCTGAAGGGAGCCGTACAGCCAGTCTGGGCGCATACGGTCACAGTCTTCCAGAAGAGCAGTTCTATGATGTGATCGATACGCTGGAACAGATTTCAGCTGAAACAGGAAAAAGTGTGTCTCAGGTAGCATTGCGCTGGGTTCTGCAGCGTCCTACAGTATCTACTGTGATTGTAGGTGCACGTAACCGTGAACAGTTAGAACAAAATCTGGATACCACTGGCTTCGAACTGACCACCACGCAGATTGAGCGACTTAACAGCGTCAGCGATAAGCCGCGTGTTTATCCTTACTGGCATCAGCAGCAGACATTCGCAGAGCGAAACCCTCGCATCTGA